One region of Syntrophobacter fumaroxidans MPOB genomic DNA includes:
- a CDS encoding HPF/RaiA family ribosome-associated protein, producing MKLPLEISAHNVHISDATEELIREKAEKLDRINDKLIGCRVRVEIPHRSQRSGILYSVRIELAVPGRDIVIKREPDEDLHAAIVGSFETAQRRLKEVAEKQRGEVKYHEERPVARVSRLFSEEGYGFLTTPEGREVYFHENALLNGKFKDLAVGTPVSFVEREGEKGSQASSVFVI from the coding sequence ATGAAGCTTCCACTGGAAATCAGCGCTCACAACGTTCATATTTCGGACGCCACGGAAGAACTGATCCGTGAAAAAGCGGAAAAGCTCGACCGGATCAACGACAAGCTCATTGGATGCCGAGTGCGGGTGGAGATACCCCATCGCAGTCAGCGCAGCGGCATCCTGTACAGCGTGCGCATCGAACTGGCGGTCCCCGGTCGGGACATCGTCATCAAACGGGAGCCTGATGAGGACCTTCATGCGGCCATCGTCGGTTCCTTCGAGACCGCGCAACGCCGGCTCAAGGAAGTCGCAGAGAAACAGCGCGGCGAGGTGAAATACCATGAGGAACGGCCGGTCGCCCGCGTGAGCCGGTTGTTTTCCGAGGAGGGATACGGTTTTCTGACGACACCCGAAGGTCGCGAAGTGTATTTTCACGAAAACGCGTTGCTCAACGGAAAGTTCAAGGACCTCGCGGTGGGGACCCCCGTCAGCTTCGTCGAAAGGGAAGGGGAGAAGGGATCGCAGGCGAGCTCGGTCTTTGTGATATAG
- the yihA gene encoding ribosome biogenesis GTP-binding protein YihA/YsxC, with protein sequence MPSAMVIKSAEFKTAAVRSGQYPDDHLPEVAFAGRSNVGKSSLINCLLQRRKLVRTSRTPGQTQTINFFLINGLFYCVDLPGYGFARVPMAVRAQWGPMVESYLGGRPNLRGVVQILDARHPPSPDDLKLWNWLIDRKIPAVPVLTKADKVPRTKWDAAASRASLSLGIPRDRLLLFSSETRHGRDALLLQVAAWIDP encoded by the coding sequence ATGCCATCCGCCATGGTGATCAAATCCGCCGAATTCAAGACCGCGGCCGTGCGCTCAGGCCAGTATCCGGACGATCATCTTCCGGAAGTGGCCTTTGCCGGGCGTTCCAACGTCGGGAAGTCCTCCCTCATCAACTGCCTGTTGCAGCGCCGGAAACTGGTACGCACGAGCCGCACCCCGGGGCAGACGCAGACCATCAATTTTTTCCTGATCAACGGGCTTTTCTACTGCGTGGATCTCCCGGGATACGGTTTTGCCCGGGTTCCGATGGCGGTGCGGGCCCAATGGGGTCCCATGGTGGAATCATACCTGGGGGGCCGGCCGAACCTGCGCGGCGTGGTCCAAATCCTGGATGCACGGCACCCGCCCAGCCCGGATGACCTGAAGCTCTGGAACTGGCTCATCGATCGCAAAATCCCGGCCGTTCCGGTTTTGACCAAAGCGGACAAGGTTCCCCGTACGAAATGGGATGCAGCCGCATCCCGGGCATCTCTGAGCCTCGGAATCCCTCGCGACAGGCTCCTCCTCTTCTCCTCCGAAACCCGGCATGGGCGCGATGCGCTGCTGCTCCAGGTCGCCGCCTGGATCGATCCTTGA
- a CDS encoding SPOR domain-containing protein, whose amino-acid sequence MLRTKRLQLLCVVAVLLCVACATPSSKSTPGQYSAEQLRVMGEKFLAAGDSIQAVKYLTAAEQKTPKDPTLLYYIGVAYSGRNMHAEALSYYQKALAEKPDYPEVYNAMGVLYAGRGQYDQAQAAFQKVLASPFYETPQFARYNLGLVYEKKGDQQAALQQYQEAARLQPTHALSHHRTAMILEAQGRAGEAQKEFAMALQYSPDLAEAHMHYGILCFGTGDFDTAVHSFARVIRLMPNTVEADEARKYLDRIAAAQDAASRSMPFHPPERRVRMEVIPQPDERYSEPPQPTFRTLPSKPSPEPSRMEPPVRVETAPGVDAAVRMEPPARLEQPAGLEPPPRVEPPPRVEPPADAGPSKSELSVVRDGNTIRVEQIPKAGLPLKAEEPARMEPPGRIDQGARVEPPAMPEPPARVEQPVKVEEPGGKEAIAVTDKAPPAGAADAPAVEPDQAPPPPPQFKFVVQVGSFPEKANAEEMQASLLKKGYATVLRRVKDRTRGMVYVLQLKPVESLSKASTLATQLETEVQGTPTVLRVRAD is encoded by the coding sequence ATGTTAAGGACAAAAAGGTTGCAGCTGTTGTGCGTCGTTGCGGTTCTGCTGTGCGTGGCGTGCGCCACGCCGAGTAGTAAGAGTACGCCGGGACAGTACAGCGCCGAACAATTGCGGGTAATGGGAGAGAAGTTCCTGGCGGCCGGCGATTCGATTCAAGCCGTGAAGTATCTCACGGCCGCGGAACAGAAGACCCCCAAGGATCCCACTCTTCTCTACTATATCGGCGTTGCCTACAGCGGTCGGAACATGCACGCAGAAGCGCTCTCCTACTATCAGAAGGCACTCGCGGAGAAGCCGGACTACCCCGAAGTCTATAACGCCATGGGGGTGCTCTACGCCGGTCGGGGGCAGTACGATCAGGCCCAGGCCGCCTTCCAGAAAGTGCTCGCCAGCCCGTTCTACGAGACGCCGCAGTTTGCCCGGTACAACCTGGGACTCGTCTACGAAAAGAAAGGGGACCAGCAAGCCGCTCTCCAGCAGTACCAGGAAGCCGCCCGGCTCCAGCCGACACATGCCCTGTCCCATCACCGCACGGCCATGATCCTTGAAGCGCAGGGTCGTGCCGGTGAAGCGCAGAAAGAGTTCGCGATGGCATTGCAGTACTCGCCCGACCTGGCCGAGGCGCACATGCACTACGGCATCCTGTGTTTCGGCACGGGGGATTTCGACACCGCCGTCCATTCGTTTGCCCGCGTGATCAGACTCATGCCCAATACGGTCGAGGCGGACGAAGCCCGCAAATACCTGGACCGGATCGCCGCGGCCCAGGATGCCGCCTCGCGTTCCATGCCCTTTCACCCTCCCGAGAGACGGGTCCGCATGGAAGTGATCCCGCAACCCGATGAGCGCTACTCGGAACCGCCTCAGCCCACGTTCCGGACGCTTCCTTCCAAGCCGTCCCCGGAGCCGTCGCGGATGGAACCTCCCGTACGAGTCGAAACGGCTCCAGGGGTGGATGCGGCAGTGAGGATGGAACCGCCGGCAAGACTCGAGCAGCCTGCCGGTCTGGAACCGCCCCCCAGGGTTGAGCCGCCGCCGAGGGTGGAGCCCCCCGCCGATGCCGGACCGAGCAAATCCGAGTTGAGCGTCGTGCGTGACGGAAATACGATCAGAGTGGAACAGATCCCCAAAGCAGGACTGCCCCTCAAAGCGGAAGAACCCGCAAGAATGGAGCCGCCGGGAAGGATCGACCAGGGCGCCAGGGTTGAACCGCCTGCCATGCCGGAGCCGCCCGCGCGAGTGGAACAGCCCGTCAAGGTGGAAGAACCGGGCGGCAAGGAAGCGATCGCCGTCACGGACAAGGCCCCGCCCGCGGGCGCGGCGGACGCGCCTGCGGTCGAACCCGACCAGGCTCCGCCACCGCCGCCCCAGTTCAAGTTCGTGGTGCAGGTCGGGTCATTTCCCGAAAAAGCAAATGCCGAGGAAATGCAGGCCTCACTGCTCAAGAAGGGCTATGCGACGGTGCTCAGACGGGTCAAGGACCGTACCCGGGGCATGGTCTACGTGCTGCAGCTCAAACCCGTCGAGTCCCTCTCCAAGGCCAGCACGCTGGCGACCCAACTGGAAACCGAAGTCCAGGGCACACCGACGGTTCTGAGGGTGCGGGCCGACTGA
- a CDS encoding bifunctional alpha/beta hydrolase/OsmC family protein: protein MHFQKLVFRNADGKNLSARLDLPADEKPLTYAIFAHCFTCTKNFNAVVNVNRALSSRGIAVLRFDFTGLGESEGDFSETNFSTNVSDLVAAARFLESHFEAPRLLLGHSLGGAAVLQAAALIPSAMAVATIAAPSDLAHVAELLGGSRAEIKARGEAEVRLAGRDFVIRRQFLEDLEEKRMEQTIRDLRKPLLIMHSPLDSIVSVDNAARIFQAAGHPKSFVSLDTADHLLSNRADSLYAGSVLAAWASRYLEMPETTAALRDLTDNRVVARTGRTGYRTEILANGHRLIADEPIAVGGADTGPTPYDYLVSALGACTGMTLRMYADRKGWPLESITVRLRHRKIHRDDCRDCEDGSRTIDSIEREIEPSGPLDDAQRQKLLEIANKCPVHRTLHSMVEVRSHLKEPPPARNGVE, encoded by the coding sequence ATGCATTTTCAAAAGCTCGTTTTCAGAAACGCGGACGGCAAGAACCTTTCGGCGCGGCTCGATTTGCCCGCCGATGAGAAACCTTTGACTTATGCCATATTTGCACATTGTTTTACATGCACAAAGAACTTCAACGCCGTGGTCAACGTCAATCGCGCCTTGTCGAGCCGGGGGATTGCCGTGCTCCGGTTCGACTTCACCGGTCTGGGCGAGAGTGAAGGAGATTTCTCCGAGACGAATTTCTCCACCAATGTATCCGACCTGGTTGCGGCGGCCCGGTTCCTGGAATCGCACTTCGAAGCGCCACGGTTGCTGCTCGGCCATTCCCTGGGCGGGGCGGCGGTGCTTCAGGCGGCGGCACTCATCCCGTCGGCTATGGCGGTGGCGACGATTGCCGCCCCGTCCGACTTGGCCCACGTGGCGGAGCTTCTGGGCGGTTCCAGGGCGGAAATCAAGGCCCGGGGGGAGGCGGAGGTGAGACTTGCGGGCCGTGACTTCGTCATCCGAAGGCAGTTCCTCGAGGACCTGGAGGAAAAGCGCATGGAGCAGACCATCCGCGACCTGCGCAAGCCGTTGCTCATCATGCATTCCCCCCTGGACAGCATCGTTTCCGTGGACAACGCGGCCAGAATTTTCCAGGCTGCCGGACACCCGAAAAGCTTCGTTTCTCTGGATACCGCCGACCATCTTCTGTCCAACCGTGCGGATTCCCTTTATGCCGGCTCGGTGCTGGCGGCGTGGGCGTCCAGGTACCTGGAGATGCCCGAAACGACCGCCGCCCTGAGGGACCTCACCGACAACCGCGTGGTGGCACGCACCGGGAGGACGGGATACCGAACCGAGATCCTGGCCAACGGGCACCGGTTGATCGCGGACGAACCGATTGCCGTCGGGGGCGCCGACACCGGTCCCACTCCCTACGACTACCTGGTGTCGGCACTGGGAGCTTGTACCGGCATGACGCTCCGGATGTACGCCGACCGCAAGGGATGGCCGCTGGAGTCCATCACCGTGCGGCTGCGGCATCGCAAAATCCACCGTGATGATTGCCGGGATTGCGAGGATGGGAGCAGGACGATCGATTCCATCGAGCGGGAGATCGAACCCTCCGGCCCTCTTGATGATGCTCAGCGGCAGAAGCTGCTCGAAATTGCGAACAAGTGCCCGGTGCACCGCACATTGCATTCGATGGTCGAGGTCAGATCGCACCTGAAAGAGCCGCCGCCGGCTCGAAACGGCGTTGAATGA
- a CDS encoding cytochrome c3 family protein — protein MRRGSKLFSCVSVAVTLIFAAAVFVFAAEKAPDVITIKDGLWPTPTKAAVELTHKKHAEDYKIACAECHHVYKDGKNVWKEGDAVDKCSKCHNEPTIQGELKLPPEQQKLNLKIAFHKNCQECHKKHKQEKPDTKAPVTCAGCHPAPQK, from the coding sequence ATGAGGAGAGGTTCAAAGCTGTTTTCATGCGTGAGCGTAGCGGTCACCCTGATTTTCGCTGCTGCGGTGTTCGTGTTCGCCGCCGAGAAAGCGCCCGACGTGATCACCATCAAGGATGGGCTCTGGCCGACTCCGACCAAGGCGGCGGTGGAATTGACCCACAAGAAGCATGCGGAAGACTACAAGATCGCCTGCGCCGAGTGCCATCACGTCTACAAGGACGGAAAGAATGTCTGGAAGGAAGGCGACGCTGTGGACAAGTGCAGCAAGTGCCACAATGAGCCCACCATCCAGGGCGAGCTCAAGCTTCCTCCCGAGCAGCAGAAACTGAACCTGAAGATCGCATTCCACAAGAATTGCCAGGAGTGCCACAAGAAGCACAAGCAGGAAAAGCCGGACACCAAAGCTCCGGTCACCTGCGCCGGCTGCCATCCGGCACCCCAGAAGTAA
- a CDS encoding ferredoxin codes for MFKVTVDKDKCVGDAECVDVCPVDVYELVDGKAEPVNEDECLGCESCVEVCEQGAITVEEV; via the coding sequence ATGTTTAAGGTTACGGTTGATAAGGATAAGTGCGTTGGCGATGCCGAATGTGTAGATGTGTGCCCCGTTGATGTGTACGAACTGGTTGACGGCAAGGCCGAACCGGTCAATGAGGATGAGTGCCTCGGCTGCGAGAGCTGCGTGGAAGTGTGCGAGCAGGGCGCGATCACCGTGGAAGAAGTCTAG
- a CDS encoding TusE/DsrC/DsvC family sulfur relay protein: protein MGQIEFKGKQFEVDEDGFISSFDQWNPDWVEYVKTSEGITDLTEEHWKVIHVLQDYYKKHGIAPMVRILTKVTGYKLKYIYELFPSGPGKGACKMAGLPKPTGCV, encoded by the coding sequence ATGGGACAGATCGAATTCAAAGGCAAGCAGTTTGAAGTGGATGAAGACGGTTTCATCAGCAGCTTTGATCAGTGGAATCCCGACTGGGTTGAATATGTGAAGACCTCCGAAGGCATCACGGACCTCACCGAAGAGCACTGGAAGGTCATCCACGTGCTTCAGGACTATTACAAGAAGCATGGTATCGCCCCCATGGTCAGGATTCTCACCAAGGTGACCGGATACAAGCTGAAATACATCTACGAGCTGTTCCCGTCGGGACCGGGCAAGGGCGCCTGTAAGATGGCGGGTCTTCCCAAGCCCACCGGTTGCGTCTAG
- a CDS encoding class I tRNA ligase family protein has product MTGREGIRRDHFKDGERGPGMESTNPHAGGERPQAREFSTAKDGFGMLQLYNTMSRRKERFEPRNEGAVKMFSCGPSIYGRPHVGNYRSFLWEDVLQRYLEHLGFTVERALSLTDVEDKAISEAQKAGTTVLELTDRNTRLFFEEAGALRIKLPSLVPRSSTTVEQAVRLILLLLSKGIAYWHEGDVFFDPLQVKGFGRLFRLDMSKWPKAKRRFKQDTYPGRRWNLGDFVLWHGYRQGDPLYWDTPIGKGRPAWNIQDPAMITRHLGYTIDIACGGVDNLYRHHDYNLAVIEAISGEEFSRYWIHGEHLLVDGKKMSKSVGNILYPEDLLKEGAEHRHIRFYLIYGNHRKTINLTMDRFKTLSRKLDDLTEVLGEIGCTGEAGGTAPDKSPGAAKKLVDGLLPGFEKHMNDDLNVKGAFDFLYKSLQELAALNRQGKLGGTECRRIEEELRKADRVLRVIFAD; this is encoded by the coding sequence ATGACCGGCAGGGAAGGCATTCGAAGGGACCATTTCAAGGACGGGGAGCGGGGTCCCGGCATGGAGTCGACCAACCCTCACGCAGGCGGTGAACGGCCGCAGGCGCGGGAATTCTCAACGGCAAAGGATGGATTCGGCATGCTTCAACTCTACAATACCATGTCCCGACGCAAGGAGCGGTTCGAACCCAGGAATGAAGGGGCCGTGAAGATGTTCTCCTGCGGTCCCTCCATATACGGCAGACCGCATGTGGGCAACTATCGCAGTTTCCTCTGGGAGGATGTGCTTCAGAGGTATCTCGAGCATCTCGGTTTCACGGTCGAGAGGGCACTCAGCCTCACGGACGTGGAGGACAAGGCGATCTCGGAGGCGCAGAAGGCCGGTACTACCGTTCTGGAATTGACCGACAGGAACACCCGGCTTTTTTTCGAGGAAGCGGGGGCACTCAGGATCAAGCTGCCAAGCCTGGTCCCGCGCTCATCCACTACCGTCGAGCAAGCGGTCAGGCTCATCCTGCTCCTTTTGTCCAAGGGGATTGCCTATTGGCACGAGGGCGACGTCTTCTTCGATCCGCTCCAGGTCAAGGGTTTCGGCAGACTCTTCCGGCTCGACATGAGCAAGTGGCCCAAGGCGAAGCGACGCTTCAAGCAGGACACCTATCCCGGGCGGCGCTGGAACCTCGGCGATTTCGTGCTCTGGCACGGTTACCGGCAGGGGGACCCCCTCTACTGGGACACTCCGATCGGGAAAGGGCGGCCTGCCTGGAACATCCAGGACCCCGCGATGATCACCAGGCATCTCGGGTACACGATCGATATCGCCTGCGGCGGCGTGGACAATCTCTACCGGCACCATGACTACAATCTGGCGGTGATCGAGGCAATTTCGGGCGAGGAGTTCTCCCGCTACTGGATTCATGGAGAGCATCTGCTCGTCGACGGCAAGAAGATGTCGAAGAGCGTCGGGAACATCCTCTATCCGGAAGACCTGCTCAAAGAAGGGGCCGAGCATCGGCACATCCGCTTCTATCTCATATACGGGAACCACCGCAAGACCATCAACCTGACGATGGACCGGTTCAAGACGCTGAGCCGCAAGCTCGACGATCTGACCGAGGTGCTGGGCGAAATCGGATGCACCGGCGAGGCCGGCGGAACCGCTCCCGACAAGTCCCCGGGAGCGGCAAAGAAGCTGGTGGACGGTCTGCTGCCGGGTTTTGAAAAACACATGAACGACGATCTGAACGTCAAAGGGGCGTTCGATTTCCTCTACAAGTCGCTCCAGGAACTGGCCGCATTGAACCGGCAGGGCAAACTGGGCGGTACGGAATGCCGAAGGATCGAAGAAGAGCTGCGCAAGGCGGACCGGGTACTGCGTGTGATTTTCGCCGATTAG
- a CDS encoding pyridoxal phosphate-dependent aminotransferase — protein sequence MICRRVEELKSFIVMDVLERAQEMERAGQSIIHLEVGEPDFNTPEAVKQAAVRALERGETHYTHSLGLAQLREAVCDYYEETYGVSNLEPEQVLITSGTSPAFLVAMGTILNHGEEVILSDPHYACHPNFVRFLEGIPKFVPVYEEDAFQYRPEAIRAALTPRTKAILINSPANPTGNLLEPDRMAEIADMGRLVLSDEIYHGLVYEGRARSILEFTDNCIVFNGFSKLFAMTGWRLGYLIVPPRMVRPMQKMLQNFFISANSVAQAAGYVALTDPCVREDIRHMLDRYNKRRQFIIPRLREIGFGITVEPTGAFYVFANARRFTGDSYAFAFEILEKAKVGITPGVDFGPNGEGYVRFSYANSLENIAEGLNRIEDYLRKRS from the coding sequence ATGATCTGCAGACGAGTCGAGGAACTCAAGTCATTCATCGTCATGGACGTTCTGGAACGCGCCCAGGAAATGGAACGGGCCGGGCAGTCCATTATTCATCTCGAAGTGGGGGAGCCCGATTTCAACACCCCCGAAGCCGTCAAACAGGCGGCGGTTCGCGCCTTGGAGCGGGGAGAGACCCATTACACCCACAGCCTCGGCCTCGCGCAACTCCGGGAAGCGGTCTGCGATTACTACGAAGAAACTTACGGCGTGAGCAACCTGGAGCCCGAGCAGGTGCTGATCACGTCCGGGACTTCACCGGCTTTCCTGGTGGCCATGGGCACCATCCTGAACCACGGCGAGGAAGTGATTCTCTCGGACCCTCACTACGCCTGTCATCCCAACTTCGTCCGCTTCCTCGAGGGCATTCCGAAGTTCGTCCCCGTGTACGAAGAAGACGCCTTCCAATACAGGCCGGAAGCCATCCGGGCGGCCTTGACGCCGCGGACGAAGGCAATCCTCATCAATTCGCCCGCAAACCCCACGGGAAATCTGCTGGAACCCGACCGCATGGCCGAAATCGCGGACATGGGCCGACTCGTTTTGAGCGATGAGATCTATCACGGTCTGGTCTATGAAGGGCGGGCCCGCTCGATTCTCGAATTCACCGATAACTGCATCGTCTTCAACGGCTTTTCCAAGCTTTTCGCAATGACCGGCTGGCGGCTCGGGTACCTGATCGTCCCCCCGAGGATGGTCCGTCCCATGCAGAAGATGCTCCAGAACTTCTTTATCTCCGCGAATTCCGTGGCACAGGCCGCCGGATATGTCGCTCTGACCGACCCCTGTGTCCGGGAGGACATCCGGCATATGCTCGACCGGTACAACAAGCGCCGGCAGTTCATCATCCCGCGCCTGAGGGAAATCGGCTTCGGAATCACGGTGGAGCCCACGGGGGCCTTCTACGTTTTCGCCAATGCCCGGCGGTTCACCGGCGATTCCTATGCCTTTGCCTTCGAAATCCTCGAAAAGGCCAAGGTCGGCATCACTCCCGGCGTGGACTTCGGACCGAACGGAGAAGGCTACGTCCGGTTCAGTTACGCGAACTCCCTGGAGAACATCGCCGAAGGGCTGAACCGGATCGAGGACTACCTGCGCAAGCGGAGCTGA
- a CDS encoding hemolysin family protein, with the protein MGKSGMSFGDFDIVVILFLILINGLFSMSEIAIISARKARLQRLAEEGDVKARNALELANSPNLFLSTAQIGITLVGVMSGVFGGATVAHRLAGLLSSYPMLRPYSETIAVAVVVLALTYVSLVIGELVPKRLALNSPERIASLSAGPMRWLSIAGSPVVRLLSMSTDLALRLLRVRPSTEPPFTEEEIRAMIGQATTAGVFEQTEQDLVERVFRLGDRRVGGLMTPRQKISWIDINDSADKIKRKVAMSNHSRFPVCHGRLGNILGIVHVRDLFTHTAAGQAIDLRCCIQKPLFVVESMHALKVMELFRDSGMQVAMVIDEYGTIEGLVTINDVLEAIIGSIPSEDQSEEPRVVRRDDGSWLMDGTLPIGEVKVYLDIRKLPGERAGNFQTLGGFVMNYLKRVPRTADHFECCGWRFEVVDMDRHRVDKVFIEAVDKESPEPSE; encoded by the coding sequence ATGGGAAAATCGGGAATGTCCTTCGGGGATTTTGACATCGTCGTCATTCTCTTCCTCATCCTGATCAACGGCTTGTTCTCCATGTCCGAAATCGCCATCATCTCCGCCCGAAAGGCACGACTGCAGAGACTGGCGGAAGAGGGGGACGTGAAAGCGCGGAACGCGTTGGAGCTCGCAAACAGCCCGAACCTGTTCCTCTCGACGGCACAAATCGGCATCACCCTGGTGGGCGTGATGAGCGGCGTATTCGGCGGCGCGACGGTAGCGCACCGCCTGGCGGGTCTCCTGTCGTCCTATCCGATGCTCCGCCCTTACAGTGAAACCATCGCCGTGGCCGTCGTGGTCCTTGCCCTGACCTATGTGTCGCTTGTGATCGGAGAGCTCGTTCCCAAGCGGCTGGCTTTGAACAGCCCGGAACGGATCGCCTCCCTGAGCGCCGGCCCGATGCGCTGGCTGTCGATTGCGGGGTCACCTGTGGTGCGGCTCTTGAGCATGTCGACGGATTTGGCGCTCAGGTTGCTGCGGGTCCGGCCATCCACGGAACCTCCCTTCACGGAAGAGGAGATTCGGGCTATGATCGGACAGGCGACGACGGCGGGAGTTTTCGAGCAGACCGAGCAGGACCTGGTCGAACGGGTTTTCCGGCTGGGCGACCGAAGGGTCGGGGGACTCATGACGCCCCGGCAGAAGATCTCCTGGATCGACATCAACGATTCCGCCGACAAGATCAAGCGAAAAGTCGCCATGAGCAATCATTCCCGATTTCCGGTATGCCACGGAAGGCTCGGGAATATCCTCGGCATCGTCCATGTCAGGGATCTTTTCACACACACTGCGGCCGGACAGGCCATCGACCTGCGGTGTTGCATCCAGAAGCCCCTGTTCGTGGTGGAAAGCATGCATGCGCTCAAGGTGATGGAGCTTTTCCGGGATTCCGGCATGCAGGTTGCGATGGTCATCGACGAATACGGGACCATTGAAGGTCTGGTGACGATAAATGACGTGCTGGAGGCGATCATCGGGAGCATCCCCTCGGAGGACCAATCCGAAGAGCCTCGGGTGGTGCGGCGTGATGACGGCTCCTGGCTCATGGACGGCACGTTGCCCATAGGCGAGGTGAAGGTCTATCTCGACATTCGGAAATTGCCCGGGGAGAGGGCCGGGAATTTCCAGACACTGGGCGGATTCGTGATGAATTACCTGAAGCGTGTGCCCAGGACGGCCGATCACTTTGAGTGTTGCGGCTGGCGCTTCGAGGTCGTCGATATGGATCGGCATCGCGTCGACAAGGTTTTTATCGAGGCGGTGGACAAGGAGTCGCCGGAACCGTCGGAATGA
- the hisI gene encoding phosphoribosyl-AMP cyclohydrolase has protein sequence MTLDPDFSKNDGLLPVIVQSADDDKVLMLAYMNELAWHRTLETGKAHYWSRSRRKLWQKGEESGNVQTIREILLDCDLDTILLKVVQTGGAACHDGYESCFYRRYADGKLEVVGKRVFDPKEVYKK, from the coding sequence TTGACATTGGATCCCGATTTTTCTAAGAATGATGGGTTGCTCCCGGTCATCGTGCAGAGCGCCGACGATGACAAGGTCCTCATGCTGGCCTATATGAACGAGCTCGCCTGGCACAGAACCCTGGAGACCGGCAAGGCGCACTACTGGAGTCGGTCCAGGCGGAAACTGTGGCAGAAGGGCGAAGAATCGGGAAACGTTCAGACGATTCGGGAGATTTTGCTGGACTGTGACCTGGACACGATACTGCTCAAGGTTGTGCAAACGGGCGGAGCGGCGTGCCACGACGGGTACGAAAGCTGTTTTTACCGGCGCTATGCGGACGGGAAGCTCGAGGTGGTCGGCAAGCGCGTGTTTGATCCGAAGGAGGTTTACAAGAAGTGA
- the hisG gene encoding ATP phosphoribosyltransferase, producing MKQLALGVPKGSLQESTIRLFRQSGWKISLSDRNYFPEINDSDINCSICRAQEMSRYVESGTFDVGLTGRDWIMENDSDVIVVTDLVYSKVSQRPARWVLAVPMDSPVRDLQDLQGKKIATELVNFTRRYFETEGVKVNVEFSWGATEAKVISGLCDAIVEVTETGATMRANGLRIVKELMQSNTQLIANRQAWEDPWKRAKIEHISLLLQGALRAEDLVALKMNVPEEKLNEVIKLLPSLNAPTIAHLYMSTWLSVETVVSKNIVRELIPRLIQGGAEGIIEYSLNKVI from the coding sequence GTGAAGCAACTGGCTCTGGGCGTACCCAAAGGAAGCCTGCAGGAATCCACGATAAGGCTGTTTCGCCAGTCCGGGTGGAAGATCTCCCTCTCCGACCGGAACTATTTCCCGGAAATCAACGATTCGGACATCAACTGTTCCATATGCCGCGCCCAGGAGATGTCCCGCTACGTGGAGAGCGGGACCTTCGACGTGGGGCTCACCGGCCGCGACTGGATCATGGAAAACGATTCCGACGTCATTGTGGTGACGGATCTCGTGTATTCGAAGGTGAGCCAGCGTCCCGCCCGCTGGGTGCTGGCCGTGCCCATGGATTCCCCCGTGCGCGATCTCCAGGACCTTCAGGGGAAGAAAATCGCCACCGAACTGGTGAATTTCACACGCCGTTATTTTGAGACCGAGGGGGTGAAGGTCAACGTGGAGTTCTCCTGGGGCGCGACGGAAGCCAAAGTCATCTCCGGGTTGTGCGACGCCATCGTGGAAGTCACCGAAACGGGAGCGACCATGCGGGCCAACGGCCTGCGCATCGTCAAGGAGCTCATGCAGTCCAACACTCAGCTCATCGCCAACCGGCAGGCATGGGAAGATCCCTGGAAGCGGGCGAAAATCGAGCACATCTCGCTGCTCCTCCAGGGCGCGTTGCGCGCCGAGGACCTCGTGGCCCTCAAGATGAATGTCCCCGAGGAAAAACTCAACGAGGTCATCAAGCTGCTTCCCAGCCTCAACGCGCCGACCATCGCGCATCTTTACATGAGCACCTGGCTGTCGGTGGAAACCGTGGTCTCCAAGAATATTGTCAGAGAGTTGATCCCCAGGCTCATTCAAGGGGGAGCGGAAGGCATCATAGAGTATTCCCTCAATAAGGTGATCTGA